The following are encoded together in the Chlorocebus sabaeus isolate Y175 chromosome 12, mChlSab1.0.hap1, whole genome shotgun sequence genome:
- the PHF24 gene encoding PHD finger protein 24 isoform X1, producing the protein MGVLMSKRQTVEQVQKVSLAVSAFKDGLRDRPSIRRTGELPGSRRGTVEGSVQEVQEDKEAEAGTSAVQEERSAGRAAWERLRDGRGVEPEEFDRSSRFTPPAFIRPTRKLDDDKPPEICLEPREPVVNDEMCDVCEVWTAESLFPCRVCTRVFHDGCLRRMGYIQGDSAAEVMEMAHTETGWSCHYCDNINLLLTEEEMYSLTETFQRCKVIPDCSLTLEDFLRYRHQAAKRGDRDRALSEEQEEQAARQFAALDPEHRGHIEWPDFLSHESLLLLQQLRPQNSLLRLLTVKERERARAAFLARGSGSTISEAECHRAQHSWFCKQFPEAPSCSVSISHVGPIADSSPASSSSKSQDKTLLPTEQESRFVDWPTFLQENVLYILAARPNSAAIHLKPPG; encoded by the exons ATGGGGGTGTTGATGTCCAAGCGGCAGACAGTGGAGCAGGTGCAGAAGGTGAGTCTGGCTGTGTCTGCCTTCAAGGATGGGCTGCGGGACAGGCCTTCCATTCGACGCACAGGCGAGCTGCCAGGGTCCCGCCGTGGCACTGTAGAGGGCTCAGTCCAGGAGGTGCAGGAGGACAAAGAAGCAGAAGCGGGAACCTCGGCGGTCCAGGAAGAGAGAAGTGCTGGCCGTGCAGCCTGGGAGCGGCTCCGAGATGGGCGCGGCGTGGAGCCTGAGGAGTTTGACAGGAGCAGCCGATTCACGCCCCCTGCCTTCATCCGCCCCACCCGGAAGCTGGATGATGACAAACCTCCAGAAATCTGCCTGGAGCCCAGAGAGCCT GTTGTCAACGATGAGATGTGTGATGTTTGCGAGGTCTGGACAGCTGAGAGCCTCTTCCCGTGCAGGGTCTGCACCAGGGTTTTCCATGATGGCTGCCTGCGCCGCATGGGCTACATCCAAGGAGACAGTGCAGCGGAGGTGATGGAGATGGCCCACACGGAAACAGGCTGGAGCTGCCACTACTGT GACAACATCAACTTGCTGCTGACTGAGGAGGAAATGTACAGCCTCACGGAGACCTTTCAGAGGTGTAAAGTCATCCCTG ATTGCTCCCTGACACTGGAGGACTTTCTGCGCTACCGTCACCAAGCAGCCAAGCGGGGGGACCGTGACAGGGCCCTGAGTGAGGAGCAAGAAGAGCAAGCGGCCCGCCAGTTTGCTGCCCTGGATCCTGAACATCGAGGCCACATAGAGTGGCCTGACTTCTTATCCCATGAGTCCCTCCTGCTTCTGCAGCAGTTGCGTCCCCAG AACTCTCTGTTGAGGCTTCTGACAGTGAAGGAGCGGGAACGAGCCCGAGCCGCCTTCCTGGCACGGGGCAGTGGGAGCACCATCAGTGAGGCAGAGTGCCACCGGGCCCAGCACTCTTGGTTTTGCAAACAGTTCCCAGAGGCTCCTTCCTGCAGTGTCAG CATCAGCCATGTGGGTCCCATTGCAGATAGcagcccagccagcagcagcagcaagagtCAGGACAAGACCCTGCTGCCCACAGAGCAGGAGTCCAG ATTTGTGGACTGGCCTACCTTCCTGCAAGAGAATGTCCTCTACATCCTGGCTGCTCGCCCCAACAGCGCAGCCATTCACCTGAAACCCCCAGGATAG
- the PHF24 gene encoding PHD finger protein 24 isoform X3: MGAAWSLRSLTGAADSRPLPSSAPPGSWMMTNLQKSAWSPESLVCTRVFHDGCLRRMGYIQGDSAAEVMEMAHTETGWSCHYCDNINLLLTEEEMYSLTETFQRCKVIPDCSLTLEDFLRYRHQAAKRGDRDRALSEEQEEQAARQFAALDPEHRGHIEWPDFLSHESLLLLQQLRPQNSLLRLLTVKERERARAAFLARGSGSTISEAECHRAQHSWFCKQFPEAPSCSVSISHVGPIADSSPASSSSKSQDKTLLPTEQESRFVDWPTFLQENVLYILAARPNSAAIHLKPPG; this comes from the exons ATGGGCGCGGCGTGGAGCCTGAGGAGTTTGACAGGAGCAGCCGATTCACGCCCCCTGCCTTCATCCGCCCCACCCGGAAGCTGGATGATGACAAACCTCCAGAAATCTGCCTGGAGCCCAGAGAGCCT GGTCTGCACCAGGGTTTTCCATGATGGCTGCCTGCGCCGCATGGGCTACATCCAAGGAGACAGTGCAGCGGAGGTGATGGAGATGGCCCACACGGAAACAGGCTGGAGCTGCCACTACTGT GACAACATCAACTTGCTGCTGACTGAGGAGGAAATGTACAGCCTCACGGAGACCTTTCAGAGGTGTAAAGTCATCCCTG ATTGCTCCCTGACACTGGAGGACTTTCTGCGCTACCGTCACCAAGCAGCCAAGCGGGGGGACCGTGACAGGGCCCTGAGTGAGGAGCAAGAAGAGCAAGCGGCCCGCCAGTTTGCTGCCCTGGATCCTGAACATCGAGGCCACATAGAGTGGCCTGACTTCTTATCCCATGAGTCCCTCCTGCTTCTGCAGCAGTTGCGTCCCCAG AACTCTCTGTTGAGGCTTCTGACAGTGAAGGAGCGGGAACGAGCCCGAGCCGCCTTCCTGGCACGGGGCAGTGGGAGCACCATCAGTGAGGCAGAGTGCCACCGGGCCCAGCACTCTTGGTTTTGCAAACAGTTCCCAGAGGCTCCTTCCTGCAGTGTCAG CATCAGCCATGTGGGTCCCATTGCAGATAGcagcccagccagcagcagcagcaagagtCAGGACAAGACCCTGCTGCCCACAGAGCAGGAGTCCAG ATTTGTGGACTGGCCTACCTTCCTGCAAGAGAATGTCCTCTACATCCTGGCTGCTCGCCCCAACAGCGCAGCCATTCACCTGAAACCCCCAGGATAG
- the PHF24 gene encoding PHD finger protein 24 isoform X2 translates to MGYIQGDSAAEVMEMAHTETGWSCHYCDNINLLLTEEEMYSLTETFQRCKVIPDCSLTLEDFLRYRHQAAKRGDRDRALSEEQEEQAARQFAALDPEHRGHIEWPDFLSHESLLLLQQLRPQNSLLRLLTVKERERARAAFLARGSGSTISEAECHRAQHSWFCKQFPEAPSCSVSISHVGPIADSSPASSSSKSQDKTLLPTEQESRFVDWPTFLQENVLYILAARPNSAAIHLKPPG, encoded by the exons ATGGGCTACATCCAAGGAGACAGTGCAGCGGAGGTGATGGAGATGGCCCACACGGAAACAGGCTGGAGCTGCCACTACTGT GACAACATCAACTTGCTGCTGACTGAGGAGGAAATGTACAGCCTCACGGAGACCTTTCAGAGGTGTAAAGTCATCCCTG ATTGCTCCCTGACACTGGAGGACTTTCTGCGCTACCGTCACCAAGCAGCCAAGCGGGGGGACCGTGACAGGGCCCTGAGTGAGGAGCAAGAAGAGCAAGCGGCCCGCCAGTTTGCTGCCCTGGATCCTGAACATCGAGGCCACATAGAGTGGCCTGACTTCTTATCCCATGAGTCCCTCCTGCTTCTGCAGCAGTTGCGTCCCCAG AACTCTCTGTTGAGGCTTCTGACAGTGAAGGAGCGGGAACGAGCCCGAGCCGCCTTCCTGGCACGGGGCAGTGGGAGCACCATCAGTGAGGCAGAGTGCCACCGGGCCCAGCACTCTTGGTTTTGCAAACAGTTCCCAGAGGCTCCTTCCTGCAGTGTCAG CATCAGCCATGTGGGTCCCATTGCAGATAGcagcccagccagcagcagcagcaagagtCAGGACAAGACCCTGCTGCCCACAGAGCAGGAGTCCAG ATTTGTGGACTGGCCTACCTTCCTGCAAGAGAATGTCCTCTACATCCTGGCTGCTCGCCCCAACAGCGCAGCCATTCACCTGAAACCCCCAGGATAG